One stretch of Cohnella algarum DNA includes these proteins:
- a CDS encoding phosphodiester glycosidase family protein produces MDSFRKVSQFALSVFVFLSLILASAAPNSASAESVIPIGSAAELEQIRNHPSGDFRLTADIVLTGEFTPIPSFTGTLDGDGHAIYGLMIAASGSQPKAAFIVDNGGTIERIGFVDVDISGLSANSTYWAGGIVARNTGTIRESYVTGTIAGGYRSAGIAVTNYGQIQDVYAEAAVSAKVESGGLVAVSESGSSIRSSYAIPDVYSELNNSGGISAYAYTGAVIENNAVLAGTIDNGSGSNIGRIAGRLNTAPSLINNIASENALVQGVGATGGTLNNQQGLSVTDAALKLETTYESDLDWDFDAVWEMSAELERPVLQFADEPEPVELATAADLELIRANPSGHFRLTADIELTGNFVPLDTFSGTLDGDGHTIDGLTVVADAGRPKVGFIIENRGTISRIGFTNVAVVGKTTDTGFWAGGIAAENRGTIRESFVTGMIVGSYRSGGIAAHNYSVIKNVFSDAVVKARGESGGLVAVSEGGSTLSTSYAVPDVYSLRNNTGGLSGYAYTDAVIRNNALTAGTIANDGGSSIARIAGRINGSPTFEGNIASANALVQGQTVTGGTSGNNQGQSVTDGELGLASTYRDRLGWNFDDIWEMNAATGLPFLQAFEELPQDEANSIIYRVFRDETVELSAGVEHRKMDFVDANGHIQKANLIEADITLPQNTIIVGVKDNQIPPTDAKGNYIRTEDSEGHDTIKATVDVQAATTVIPGKKVVAGVNGEFYTEEGPEGYMIKDGSSVINGVRISGVDGKQYPFHGFFGIRKDGTAMIGNYDADWEAVKDDLVQASGGQFQIVRNGVAQDFNGLVISDPNDPNYDEQTYYRHAERHPRTAAGIRSDGTVLFAVVDGRGANDSTGFYIEELGLYMKELGAYQAINMDGGGSSTAVALNGELGRYEIENTPINKVDGVNTPGVPREVFSSLLVLVDQP; encoded by the coding sequence ATGGATTCATTCCGGAAAGTCTCGCAATTCGCATTGTCTGTTTTCGTATTTTTATCCCTGATCCTGGCTTCCGCCGCGCCGAACTCCGCATCGGCGGAGAGCGTAATTCCGATCGGAAGCGCCGCGGAGCTCGAGCAAATTCGGAACCATCCTTCCGGTGATTTCCGATTGACGGCGGATATCGTGCTGACGGGTGAATTTACGCCGATTCCCTCGTTCACCGGAACGCTTGACGGAGACGGCCACGCGATTTACGGCCTGATGATCGCGGCAAGCGGAAGCCAGCCCAAGGCGGCTTTTATCGTCGACAATGGAGGGACGATCGAGCGGATCGGGTTCGTCGACGTCGACATTTCGGGACTGAGCGCCAATTCCACATACTGGGCGGGCGGCATCGTCGCGAGAAATACCGGAACGATCCGGGAAAGCTACGTCACGGGCACGATTGCCGGCGGATACCGCAGCGCCGGGATCGCGGTAACCAACTACGGCCAAATTCAGGATGTGTACGCGGAAGCGGCCGTCAGCGCCAAAGTCGAGAGCGGCGGTCTCGTTGCCGTATCGGAGAGCGGTTCCTCGATTCGTTCATCCTATGCGATTCCGGACGTCTATTCGGAACTGAACAATTCGGGCGGCATTTCCGCCTATGCCTACACGGGCGCGGTCATCGAAAATAACGCGGTGCTGGCGGGCACGATCGACAACGGCAGCGGCAGCAACATCGGCCGAATTGCGGGCCGCCTGAACACCGCGCCTTCCTTGATCAACAATATCGCCTCCGAGAACGCCCTCGTCCAGGGCGTCGGGGCGACAGGCGGAACGCTGAACAATCAACAGGGGCTTTCCGTGACCGATGCCGCGTTGAAGCTGGAGACGACGTACGAGAGCGATCTGGACTGGGATTTTGACGCGGTCTGGGAAATGAGCGCCGAGCTCGAACGTCCCGTCCTGCAGTTCGCGGACGAACCGGAGCCGGTCGAGCTCGCGACGGCGGCGGACCTGGAGCTGATTCGCGCCAACCCGTCGGGCCACTTCAGGCTGACGGCGGATATCGAGCTGACCGGGAACTTCGTTCCCCTTGACACGTTTAGCGGAACGCTGGACGGAGACGGGCATACGATCGACGGGCTGACCGTCGTTGCGGATGCCGGCCGTCCCAAAGTCGGCTTCATCATCGAAAACAGAGGGACGATCTCCCGCATCGGCTTTACGAATGTCGCCGTCGTCGGCAAAACGACGGATACGGGCTTTTGGGCGGGCGGCATCGCCGCCGAAAACCGGGGGACGATCCGGGAGAGCTTCGTAACCGGAATGATCGTCGGCAGCTACCGCAGCGGCGGCATCGCCGCTCATAACTACAGCGTCATCAAAAACGTGTTTTCCGACGCCGTCGTGAAGGCCAGAGGCGAGAGCGGCGGCCTGGTGGCGGTATCCGAAGGCGGATCCACGCTGTCGACCTCTTATGCGGTTCCGGATGTGTATTCCTTGCGCAACAATACGGGCGGACTGTCCGGCTACGCCTACACCGATGCGGTGATCCGGAACAATGCGCTGACGGCGGGCACGATCGCCAACGACGGCGGGAGCAGCATCGCCCGCATCGCGGGCAGGATCAACGGCAGTCCGACCTTCGAAGGCAACATCGCCTCGGCGAATGCTCTCGTGCAAGGGCAGACGGTCACGGGCGGAACAAGCGGCAATAACCAGGGACAGAGCGTGACCGACGGCGAGCTTGGTCTCGCATCCACCTATCGGGATCGGCTTGGCTGGAACTTCGACGATATATGGGAGATGAACGCGGCGACCGGCCTTCCGTTCCTGCAAGCTTTCGAGGAGCTTCCGCAGGATGAAGCCAATTCGATCATTTACCGGGTGTTCCGGGACGAAACCGTGGAACTGTCCGCGGGCGTCGAACACCGGAAGATGGATTTCGTCGACGCGAACGGGCATATTCAAAAAGCCAACCTGATCGAAGCGGACATCACGCTGCCGCAGAACACGATTATCGTCGGCGTCAAGGACAACCAGATCCCGCCGACCGATGCGAAAGGCAACTATATCCGGACCGAAGACAGCGAGGGGCACGACACCATCAAGGCAACCGTCGATGTCCAGGCGGCCACCACCGTCATCCCGGGCAAAAAAGTCGTGGCGGGCGTGAACGGAGAGTTTTACACCGAGGAAGGCCCGGAGGGCTATATGATTAAAGACGGATCTTCAGTCATTAACGGGGTCCGCATTTCGGGCGTGGACGGCAAGCAGTATCCGTTCCACGGATTCTTCGGCATCCGCAAGGACGGAACCGCGATGATCGGCAATTACGATGCGGATTGGGAAGCGGTCAAAGACGACCTGGTCCAGGCTTCCGGAGGACAGTTCCAGATTGTGAGGAACGGCGTCGCCCAGGATTTCAATGGTCTGGTCATTTCGGATCCGAACGATCCGAATTATGACGAGCAAACATATTACCGGCATGCCGAACGTCATCCGCGGACGGCGGCCGGTATCCGCAGCGACGGCACGGTGCTGTTTGCGGTGGTCGACGGGCGCGGGGCCAACGATTCGACCGGCTTCTATATCGAGGAGCTGGGACTGTACATGAAGGAATTGGGAGCATACCAGGCCATCAACATGGACGGCGGGGGCTCCTCTACGGCCGTGGCGCTGAACGGCGAACTGGGCCGGTATGAGATCGAGAACACGCCGATCAACAAGGTGGACGGAGTCAATACGCCCGGAGTTCCGCGCGAAGTGTTCTCTTCGCTGCTCGTGCTGGTCGATCAACCTTAA
- a CDS encoding carbohydrate ABC transporter permease, producing the protein MEFNPKTKSRGDRLFDVVVYTVLAIVMLATLYPLLYIVSASFSDPLAIVKGRLWLWPQDVTLESYRKVFRNPDIWMGYRNSLIYLVVGTAVNIAMTTMGAYALSRRDLKGRHALSLIFTFTLIFNGGLVPTYLTYKNMLGLYDNLWVMVIPSAVSVWNLIVMRTYFQTSIPYELQEAAFIDGCSNVGTLVRIVLPLSMPIVAVMTMYYGVAHWNSYFPALIYLHDHSRLPLQMIIRNLLIQEDMSNMAGGDGASLMDQILQAEGMKYAVIVVSSLPMLIMYPFVQKHFVKGVMVGAVKG; encoded by the coding sequence ATGGAATTCAACCCTAAGACGAAGAGCAGGGGGGATCGCTTATTCGACGTTGTCGTCTATACGGTCCTCGCGATCGTCATGCTCGCAACGCTGTACCCGCTATTGTATATCGTCAGCGCTTCCTTCAGCGATCCCCTGGCGATCGTGAAAGGCCGTTTGTGGCTGTGGCCGCAGGACGTGACGCTGGAATCTTACCGCAAGGTTTTCCGGAATCCCGATATTTGGATGGGCTATCGAAACTCCCTGATTTATCTGGTCGTCGGAACGGCCGTCAATATCGCGATGACGACGATGGGCGCCTATGCGCTGTCCCGGAGGGATCTGAAAGGCCGGCACGCGCTGTCGCTGATCTTTACTTTTACGCTGATCTTCAACGGCGGGCTGGTACCCACTTATTTGACTTACAAAAACATGCTCGGACTGTACGACAACCTGTGGGTTATGGTCATTCCGAGCGCGGTCAGCGTGTGGAATCTGATCGTCATGCGAACGTATTTTCAAACCTCGATTCCCTATGAACTGCAGGAGGCGGCCTTTATCGACGGCTGCAGCAATGTCGGCACGCTGGTTCGGATCGTGCTGCCGCTGTCGATGCCGATCGTCGCCGTCATGACGATGTATTACGGCGTCGCGCACTGGAACTCGTATTTTCCGGCCCTGATCTATCTTCACGATCACTCGCGGCTGCCGCTGCAAATGATCATCCGGAATTTGTTGATTCAGGAGGATATGTCCAACATGGCCGGGGGCGACGGCGCGAGCCTGATGGATCAAATTTTGCAGGCCGAGGGAATGAAATACGCGGTCATCGTCGTATCGAGTCTTCCGATGCTGATCATGTATCCGTTCGTGCAGAAGCATTTCGTCAAAGGCGTCATGGTGGGGGCCGTCAAGGGCTGA
- a CDS encoding NAD(P)/FAD-dependent oxidoreductase produces the protein MKKVIVIGAGILGASTAYQLARMGAEVLLMDRKDQGQATDAAAGIICPWLSQRRNRAWYTLAKAGARYYPEMVEQLQEEGETETGYARVGALGVHRDLEKIGKLEERARLRKEDAPEIGEIAVLDGEQTRNLFPLLAEGYSSVRIGGAARVDGRALRDALIRAAQRNGAVLIRGDAALTYDSDRVTGAAVGGTSYEADVTIVCAGAWASRLMRPLGIRFKVGYQKAQIMHLQVHGEHDTGAWPVLIPPTDQYVLAFEGRKIVIGATHENDIEDYDTRITAGGMRELLEKGLALAPGLSDSTFSEMRVGFRPFTPGFLPVIGAIPGWNGLLTANGLGASGLTVGPYLGSQLAKLALDRPLELDLSDYDVRNAMEEFGAQ, from the coding sequence ATGAAAAAAGTCATCGTCATCGGAGCGGGAATCCTCGGCGCGTCGACCGCGTACCAGTTGGCCCGAATGGGGGCGGAGGTTCTCCTCATGGACCGCAAGGATCAAGGACAAGCCACGGACGCCGCTGCCGGCATCATTTGCCCCTGGCTGTCGCAGCGGCGCAATCGGGCATGGTACACGCTGGCGAAAGCAGGCGCGCGATATTATCCCGAGATGGTGGAACAGCTGCAGGAAGAAGGGGAGACCGAAACCGGCTATGCCCGGGTCGGCGCCCTTGGCGTTCATCGCGACTTGGAGAAAATCGGCAAGCTGGAGGAGCGTGCGCGGCTGCGCAAAGAAGACGCTCCGGAGATCGGCGAGATTGCCGTCCTGGACGGGGAACAGACCCGGAATCTCTTTCCATTGCTGGCGGAAGGCTATTCGTCCGTTCGGATCGGCGGCGCTGCCCGCGTAGACGGCCGCGCACTTCGCGACGCGTTGATCCGGGCGGCGCAACGAAACGGAGCCGTCCTGATCCGCGGGGATGCGGCGCTTACGTACGATTCCGACCGCGTCACGGGAGCGGCCGTCGGGGGAACGAGCTACGAGGCCGACGTCACGATCGTTTGCGCGGGCGCCTGGGCGAGCCGGCTGATGCGGCCATTGGGCATCCGCTTCAAGGTCGGCTATCAGAAAGCGCAAATCATGCACCTTCAAGTTCATGGGGAGCACGACACGGGCGCCTGGCCCGTCCTGATCCCGCCGACCGATCAATACGTGCTGGCATTCGAAGGACGGAAAATCGTCATCGGGGCGACGCACGAGAACGACATCGAAGACTACGATACGAGGATCACCGCAGGCGGAATGCGGGAGCTATTGGAGAAAGGCTTGGCCCTGGCTCCGGGCTTGTCCGACAGTACGTTTAGCGAGATGAGGGTCGGGTTTCGCCCGTTTACCCCGGGTTTTCTGCCGGTTATCGGCGCGATCCCGGGCTGGAACGGTCTTCTGACGGCCAACGGGCTCGGGGCGTCGGGCTTGACGGTCGGGCCTTATTTGGGAAGCCAGTTGGCGAAGCTGGCGTTGGATCGGCCTCTGGAACTCGATTTAAGCGATTATGACGTACGCAACGCGATGGAGGAATTCGGGGCCCAATAA
- a CDS encoding PspA/IM30 family protein gives MGIFSRAKDIAAADVHRLLDRVEDPVSMAKHYIRQLEEQIDKTRSALETQLAAEQHYDVLVAKNGQVIDKRARQAELAVERDQDDIASLAIQEKLHHSKLQQTYLEQRDAVRKQTLALREELKRLLDLHKELSDKLTFLLARTNAMNALRATAAVSSADAGKISRGFERMEQKVMRLEAGTIAYRTMDSMSARLSDWSDQDEVQAELARLKAARKSS, from the coding sequence ATGGGAATTTTCTCTAGAGCAAAAGATATCGCAGCCGCGGACGTGCATCGTCTTCTCGATCGGGTGGAGGACCCGGTCAGCATGGCCAAGCATTATATCCGCCAGCTGGAGGAGCAGATCGACAAAACCCGTTCGGCACTGGAAACTCAACTTGCGGCCGAACAGCATTACGACGTGCTGGTGGCGAAAAACGGCCAGGTCATCGACAAACGCGCCCGCCAGGCCGAGCTTGCCGTCGAGCGTGACCAGGACGACATCGCTTCGCTTGCCATTCAGGAGAAGCTGCACCATTCGAAGCTGCAGCAAACGTATTTGGAGCAGCGCGATGCGGTCCGGAAACAAACGCTGGCGCTGCGCGAAGAGTTGAAGCGGCTTCTGGACCTGCATAAGGAGCTGAGCGACAAGCTGACGTTCCTTCTGGCGCGGACGAACGCGATGAACGCTTTGCGCGCGACGGCGGCCGTGTCCTCGGCTGATGCCGGAAAAATTTCGCGCGGCTTCGAGCGAATGGAGCAAAAGGTGATGCGCCTTGAAGCGGGGACGATAGCTTATCGGACGATGGATTCGATGTCCGCCCGCCTGTCGGACTGGTCCGATCAGGACGAGGTGCAGGCGGAGCTGGCCCGGCTCAAGGCCGCCAGGAAAAGCTCCTGA
- a CDS encoding GntR family transcriptional regulator — protein MLDDKLPVTLQYQLRSALLEKIERRVWSPGAQIPSERELCEEYGVSRITVREVLKELVQKGYLVRKQGKGTFVSVPRFVNEFTSSYSLSEEIEKEGLTSDFKILSFKTCSPSPELQKLLGLAPSEPVWELTRLRLIGNEPFAWERAYTPWSVMEGAGEEQLEKEGLYLTIFRCSGLMAEEAEVESEAVNCPAELVPLLQLKKNAAVMHLTRVTKAQQRNIEYCESYVRSDRYKYRYRQILRKKNR, from the coding sequence TTGCTAGATGATAAGCTTCCGGTGACGCTGCAATACCAATTGAGGAGCGCGTTGCTGGAAAAGATCGAGCGGCGCGTCTGGTCTCCGGGCGCCCAAATTCCAAGCGAGCGCGAACTGTGCGAAGAATACGGCGTAAGCCGGATTACCGTGCGGGAAGTGCTGAAGGAGCTCGTCCAGAAAGGCTATCTCGTCCGCAAGCAGGGCAAGGGCACTTTCGTATCGGTTCCCCGTTTCGTCAATGAATTTACAAGCTCCTACAGCTTGTCCGAGGAGATCGAGAAGGAAGGGCTGACCTCGGATTTTAAAATTCTCAGCTTCAAGACCTGTTCGCCGTCGCCGGAGCTGCAAAAGCTGCTCGGACTCGCCCCGTCGGAGCCGGTATGGGAGCTCACTAGGCTTCGGCTGATCGGGAACGAACCGTTCGCGTGGGAGCGGGCGTACACGCCTTGGTCCGTCATGGAAGGAGCGGGGGAAGAGCAATTGGAGAAGGAAGGCCTATACCTGACGATCTTCCGCTGTTCCGGGTTGATGGCCGAGGAAGCCGAGGTGGAATCGGAGGCGGTCAACTGCCCGGCCGAGCTCGTTCCGCTGCTCCAATTGAAGAAAAACGCAGCCGTCATGCATCTTACCCGCGTGACGAAGGCGCAGCAGCGGAACATCGAATATTGCGAAAGCTATGTCCGCAGCGACAGGTACAAATACCGGTACCGGCAAATTTTGCGGAAAAAAAACAGGTAG
- a CDS encoding ABC transporter permease: MTASSERPAARTLLPRSIRKNWDLYLLVLPVVVYFLLLKYLPMYGIQIAFKDFSAAKGIWGSPWVGFKHFERFFDNYQFWTLIRNTLEISIYQILVAFPMPILFALLVNEVRGKWFKKSVQAVAFMPHFLSTVVLVGIVMAFLSPSTGLVNQAIRLFGGEPVYFMTEPQLFKSIYVFSDVWQNMGFSSVLYIAVLAGIDKSLYEAAMIDGASKFRRLLHIAVPCLIPTAIVMLIFQFGSIMDVGFEKIFLMQNDLNRSSSSVISTYVYEIGLLGSQFSFSAAVGLFNSVINFGLIVAVNRIARKSGTSLW, encoded by the coding sequence ATGACAGCGAGTTCGGAGAGGCCGGCGGCGAGAACGCTGTTGCCGCGCTCCATTCGAAAAAATTGGGATTTGTACCTGCTCGTCCTGCCGGTTGTCGTTTACTTTCTGCTCCTGAAATATTTGCCGATGTACGGCATACAGATCGCGTTCAAGGATTTCTCCGCCGCCAAAGGAATATGGGGAAGCCCATGGGTCGGCTTTAAGCACTTCGAGCGTTTTTTCGACAATTATCAATTTTGGACGCTTATTCGGAATACGCTGGAAATCAGCATTTATCAGATACTGGTCGCCTTTCCCATGCCGATTCTCTTTGCGCTCCTGGTCAACGAAGTGCGGGGAAAATGGTTCAAGAAAAGCGTTCAGGCCGTCGCCTTTATGCCGCATTTTCTGTCGACGGTGGTGCTGGTCGGCATCGTGATGGCCTTTCTGTCGCCTTCGACGGGACTCGTCAATCAGGCGATCCGCCTGTTCGGCGGAGAACCGGTCTACTTCATGACGGAGCCGCAGCTGTTCAAATCCATTTATGTTTTCTCCGACGTGTGGCAGAACATGGGGTTCAGCTCCGTTCTCTATATCGCGGTTTTGGCCGGCATCGACAAGAGTTTGTACGAAGCGGCGATGATCGACGGCGCAAGCAAATTCAGGCGGCTTCTCCATATCGCCGTTCCATGCCTGATCCCGACGGCGATCGTTATGCTGATCTTCCAGTTCGGCTCTATCATGGACGTCGGCTTCGAGAAGATTTTCCTGATGCAGAACGATTTGAACCGCAGCTCGTCCAGCGTCATCTCTACGTATGTGTACGAGATCGGCCTGCTGGGTTCGCAATTCAGCTTTTCCGCCGCCGTGGGCCTGTTCAATTCCGTCATCAATTTCGGATTGATTGTCGCCGTCAACCGGATTGCAAGAAAAAGCGGCACCAGCCTGTGGTGA
- a CDS encoding extracellular solute-binding protein: protein MKKTFSSFLATGLTLAIVLAGCSGGNAEPSSSAPAGSNAAPASAEALNPTGFPIVNEPLTLTAMVQLSPAQPSEWNEIRVWQEYEKMTGIHIEWDEYSSADITEKRNLALASDELPDMFYRVKMPDNDIDKYGAEGSFLKLNDLIDQYAPNFKAILDKYPDVKKGIATADGSIYALPNLTASPSIEITKKLFLNQSWLRATGKASPTTTDELYEVLKAFRDQDPNGNRQTDEIPMTADSLDDLVLVLRGAFGLGNRGVGNVNWDADPASGELRFIPASDGYKELLAYLNKLYAEKLIDPEIFTNEGTKVLAKNEENRVGSFSFSNIVARANSNADDYAGLDTALEGPKGDKLFTSARGPIGSRGAFLIGKTNENPEATMRWIDYFYSEEGIRMLYLGIEGESYRKNADGSYEFLPEIVNNIPEGSSFDQVVSKYVPYAGGSLPTLILEEYFKGGETEPAAKQAAENLRPYLPEELWAPFSFTEEEAAEKLALEADIYGYVTQRTAEFVQGKASLDEFDAYVEQLEKMGLSRLTEIYEAAYTRYRES, encoded by the coding sequence TTGAAAAAGACATTTTCTTCTTTTCTCGCGACGGGATTGACGCTTGCTATCGTTCTCGCCGGCTGCAGCGGCGGCAACGCGGAGCCGTCATCGTCGGCGCCCGCCGGCTCGAACGCCGCTCCCGCGAGCGCGGAAGCGCTGAATCCGACAGGGTTTCCCATCGTGAACGAACCGCTGACGCTCACGGCCATGGTTCAGCTGAGCCCGGCACAACCGAGCGAATGGAACGAAATCCGGGTCTGGCAGGAATACGAGAAGATGACCGGCATTCATATCGAATGGGATGAATATTCGTCGGCGGACATCACGGAAAAACGTAACCTGGCGCTGGCGAGCGACGAGCTCCCGGATATGTTCTACCGGGTCAAGATGCCGGACAACGATATCGACAAGTACGGGGCCGAAGGCTCCTTCCTCAAGCTGAACGACCTGATCGATCAATATGCACCGAACTTCAAAGCGATCCTCGACAAATACCCGGACGTCAAGAAAGGCATCGCTACGGCAGACGGCAGTATTTATGCCTTGCCGAACCTCACGGCTTCTCCAAGCATCGAAATTACGAAAAAACTGTTCCTGAATCAAAGCTGGCTGCGCGCGACCGGCAAGGCATCGCCGACGACCACGGACGAGCTGTACGAGGTTCTGAAGGCGTTCCGGGATCAGGATCCGAACGGCAACCGGCAAACGGACGAAATTCCGATGACCGCGGATTCCCTGGACGATCTTGTGCTCGTGCTTCGCGGAGCGTTCGGCCTAGGCAATCGAGGCGTCGGCAACGTCAACTGGGACGCGGACCCCGCTTCGGGCGAACTGCGGTTCATTCCGGCCAGCGACGGCTACAAGGAGCTGCTCGCTTATCTGAACAAGCTGTATGCGGAAAAACTGATCGACCCGGAAATTTTCACAAACGAAGGCACGAAGGTGCTGGCCAAAAACGAAGAAAATCGGGTAGGCAGCTTCTCGTTCAGCAATATCGTGGCCCGAGCCAATTCGAATGCCGACGATTACGCGGGTTTGGATACGGCGCTTGAGGGGCCGAAAGGCGACAAGCTGTTTACGAGCGCGCGGGGACCTATCGGCTCCAGAGGCGCGTTCCTGATCGGCAAAACGAACGAAAATCCGGAAGCTACGATGCGTTGGATCGACTATTTCTACAGCGAAGAAGGCATTCGCATGCTGTATCTCGGCATCGAGGGCGAATCCTACCGGAAGAACGCCGACGGCAGCTACGAGTTTCTGCCCGAAATCGTAAACAACATCCCGGAGGGGTCCTCCTTCGACCAGGTAGTATCGAAGTATGTGCCCTATGCGGGCGGCTCCCTGCCTACGCTGATTCTGGAAGAGTATTTCAAGGGAGGAGAAACGGAACCGGCGGCCAAGCAAGCCGCGGAAAATCTGCGTCCCTATTTGCCGGAGGAGCTGTGGGCGCCGTTCAGCTTCACCGAAGAGGAGGCTGCGGAAAAGCTGGCGCTGGAAGCGGACATTTACGGCTACGTTACCCAGCGCACCGCCGAGTTCGTGCAAGGCAAGGCTTCGCTCGATGAATTCGACGCGTACGTCGAGCAGTTGGAGAAGATGGGGCTTAGCCGGTTGACGGAAATTTACGAAGCCGCCTATACCCGCTACCGGGAAAGCTGA
- a CDS encoding CehA/McbA family metallohydrolase, translating to MEHHHRQPTADAGLLSEGKRATAENAADGTEAGFAVDGRDDTHWAGAPYYVWWQLDLERVCRVERLRIETEAGTEGVATYFIEHSRDLLNWDTVVEKTERRKSDAGGEQYETDFEARYIRVTLTYCSTGETVGIRHFQAFGRAPAEREPAAASRRSPLKFAAVSYDRAQGFESAETDEIETGRTDRVVLSGEAGSYLLYRGVDFTEGGVDQLRGEFGFADLDKSKRVTLEVRADDLRGEKIGELVLFKQWKRWSVLAGSLKHENPALLKGVHDVYLTLASVDPGQALMIRWLAFVRRTPLPAPRPKPAALPAPENGEYRIYFGNLHSHTGFSDGIGVPEQAYDYARYEAGLDFLAITEHSNLYDHNLDWNRSRKWADIQRTAEEKTEDGAFLALFGAETTWYNQFGHMNTYNMEFFLNAYETELNEIPAYYDIVKRYPDSIQQWNHPWSCGNRHLDGFEPYDPELDEVLHLIEINTIESKELGGLYYYVLALDKGWHVAPVGSQDNHRGQWGTENTLRTGVLVEKLTREHFFDAVRHRRVYFTSALHLHVWFKVNGAIMGSIIPRTGELEFEIKALFGPESGSRIVKAEIVGERGEVLHAIEHDGRHLEYKVSLTCESRYFFAKIYQEDGEFAATAPVWVNNE from the coding sequence TTGGAACATCATCATCGTCAACCTACGGCGGATGCCGGGCTGCTGAGCGAAGGCAAGCGCGCGACGGCGGAAAATGCGGCGGACGGCACCGAAGCCGGGTTCGCGGTGGACGGGCGGGACGATACGCATTGGGCGGGCGCGCCGTACTACGTGTGGTGGCAGCTTGATCTGGAGCGGGTCTGCCGGGTGGAACGCCTCCGCATCGAGACGGAGGCGGGGACGGAGGGAGTCGCAACCTATTTTATCGAGCACAGCCGGGATTTGCTTAATTGGGACACCGTTGTCGAGAAAACGGAGCGCCGAAAGTCCGATGCCGGAGGGGAGCAATACGAGACGGACTTCGAAGCCCGCTATATCCGGGTAACGCTTACGTACTGCTCGACGGGGGAGACCGTGGGGATTCGCCATTTCCAGGCGTTCGGCCGGGCGCCGGCGGAACGGGAACCGGCAGCCGCCTCCCGGCGTTCGCCGCTGAAGTTCGCCGCTGTTTCGTACGATCGGGCGCAAGGCTTCGAATCCGCCGAGACGGACGAGATCGAAACGGGGCGGACGGACCGCGTCGTCCTGAGCGGCGAAGCCGGCAGCTACCTTCTGTACCGCGGCGTGGATTTTACCGAAGGGGGCGTCGATCAGCTGCGCGGAGAATTCGGGTTCGCCGATCTCGACAAGTCGAAGCGGGTTACGCTCGAAGTGAGAGCGGACGATTTGCGCGGCGAGAAGATCGGAGAGCTCGTGCTGTTCAAGCAGTGGAAGCGCTGGTCCGTTCTGGCCGGCAGCTTAAAGCATGAGAATCCGGCGCTGCTGAAAGGGGTTCACGACGTCTACCTGACGCTCGCTTCCGTCGATCCCGGACAAGCATTGATGATCCGCTGGCTGGCCTTCGTCCGCCGGACGCCGCTGCCCGCGCCCCGGCCGAAGCCTGCCGCTTTGCCCGCCCCCGAAAACGGCGAATATCGAATCTACTTCGGCAATCTGCACAGCCATACCGGGTTCTCCGACGGCATCGGCGTGCCGGAGCAAGCTTACGACTACGCCAGATACGAGGCCGGGCTCGATTTTCTGGCCATTACCGAGCATAGCAATCTGTATGATCACAATCTGGACTGGAACAGGAGCCGCAAGTGGGCGGATATTCAACGGACCGCGGAGGAGAAAACCGAGGACGGCGCGTTCCTGGCGCTGTTCGGCGCGGAGACGACCTGGTACAACCAGTTCGGGCATATGAACACGTACAACATGGAGTTTTTCCTCAACGCTTACGAGACCGAGCTCAACGAGATTCCGGCTTACTATGACATCGTGAAGCGGTACCCGGATTCGATCCAGCAGTGGAACCACCCCTGGTCGTGCGGCAATCGTCATCTGGACGGCTTCGAGCCGTACGATCCGGAACTGGACGAAGTGCTTCATCTGATCGAAATCAACACCATCGAATCCAAGGAACTGGGCGGACTCTACTATTACGTCCTGGCGCTGGATAAGGGCTGGCATGTGGCGCCTGTCGGCAGTCAGGACAATCATCGCGGCCAATGGGGGACGGAAAATACGCTTCGCACGGGCGTACTTGTCGAAAAGCTGACCCGCGAGCACTTCTTCGACGCGGTCCGGCATCGCCGGGTTTATTTTACGTCGGCGCTTCACTTGCACGTATGGTTCAAAGTGAACGGAGCCATTATGGGCTCGATCATTCCGCGTACGGGCGAACTGGAATTCGAGATCAAGGCGCTGTTCGGACCGGAGTCGGGCAGCCGGATCGTCAAGGCGGAAATTGTCGGCGAGCGGGGCGAAGTGCTCCATGCGATCGAACATGACGGCCGGCATTTGGAGTATAAGGTTAGCTTGACCTGCGAAAGCCGGTATTTTTTTGCGAAAATCTATCAGGAAGACGGGGAATTCGCGGCCACAGCGCCGGTATGGGTGAACAACGAATAA